One region of Baekduia soli genomic DNA includes:
- a CDS encoding type I polyketide synthase has protein sequence MTAAAASVPGGIAITGMACLFPGAPGLDAYWRNILSGTDAVTDPPPESWDPDVYYDPEFRDQDRTYCKRGGYLGSLASFAPLAHGIPPVDVGGEPDQWLALQVATDALADAGATELPQHVRERTSVVLGKGTYLNGGNAIAVQRGLVVGQTIELIRRLHPEHTEAELEALRRELQGQLPPLGPETVPGLIPNIIVGRIANRLDLRGPSYTVDGACASSLLAVRLAMRDLRSGECDLALAGGAQVWMPVATLNLFCRLGALSRTQQIRPFDEHADGTLLGEGIGMIVLKRLEDARRDGDRVYAVLRGAGASSDGRGTTVMAPRVEGEELALRRAYDDAGVSPRSVGLIEAHGTGTPVGDVVELEALTRVFGARDALLPRCAIGTVKSMISHTIPAAGVAGIIKTALALHHRVLPPTLHCETPNPKLGLEQSPFYINTETRPWIHGGAEPRRAGVNAFGFGGANAHVVLEEVPGTPGADHRPPWDSELCVLERATQAELADAARGLAVAVAAAPELGLTDLAFTLAGELGTVDAPLRLAVVATSVEDLRGKLLQAAEKLADPACRRIKSVSGIYYAAQPLGREGKVALVFPGEGAQYPGMLADLCLHFPQARETFDRIDRLYADHPRGHLLSDWVYPRPALSDEERARNDAQLMELDIAVESVLTANAALHAVMSGLLRRVDATVGHSTGEHSAAMVAGALDLDTDERLGGFCRGLNDAYAAADERHDVPRAVLLALGADAAKAAEIAAAAGGELHLAMDNCPHQVVLVGEREAVARAHALASADGIVAEQLPYDRAVHTPMFEPFAEDLRKVFAGLPVRRPHTALYSCTTAARCPEEPEEIRTLLGEHWTSAVRFRETIEALYADGVRVFVEAGPRGNMTSFIEDTLRGRPSVAVACDVRRRSGTAQLNHVCGLLAVHDADVDVAALFAGRGAREVDWRAPTASEGRPPAPRIALSTRWPMLALSEEDGARLGARAPAAPAPPAPVANGNGNGHHAAPAPVAAPAPAAAVLEPAPAWDAPLPVGGDEVTAAVAEHLATMERFLHAGSEVMHAYLAGAAGAAGAALPLLGEVVACDPGVELRARRLVDPEHDRYLLHHTLGRAVARTDPDLAALAVMPMAMSLELMAEAAAALVPGRIVTGLRDVRAHRWLAWADAPRTLELTARRLPAADADADAVRVELRDPDADGEGGAPVVEGTVLLAGAHPVRPAPLAAALAGAGPGDCPPERLYEDVMFHGPLWQGVRAMDLVGPAAARARLEVLPQDGLLRGDPAPALVLDPVALDAAGQVIGFWAAQQLHRGRVVFPFRLAALDLFGPRPADGTALDCVAAIATEGDALVRSDIEVADAEGGCWMRLTGWEDRRFDVPDRFAPLTVPGALAPLSTQWATPVSALGLPAAACRRIDARLPADAALWKPVWARRVLGRGERERFDALRGPERRQLEWLGARTAAKEAVAGLLADGTGLELQPADLEIAADELGAPRVACPALDGLEVEPVVSLAHTGGHAFGLALLAPRGAGARIGIDVELVRPRPEGFAEAALRDGERALLGGVAPQDADEWVLRCWCAKEAAGKATGIGVVTGDEGSPEVAGIDVASGTVVVRTAGREVVVPTRREDDLVVAVTIVTNEPEERR, from the coding sequence ATGACGGCGGCCGCGGCCAGCGTGCCGGGCGGCATCGCGATCACCGGCATGGCATGCCTGTTCCCGGGCGCGCCCGGCCTGGACGCCTACTGGCGCAACATCCTGTCGGGCACCGACGCGGTGACCGATCCGCCGCCGGAGTCGTGGGACCCCGACGTCTACTACGACCCCGAGTTCCGCGACCAGGACCGCACGTACTGCAAGCGCGGCGGCTACCTGGGCTCGCTGGCCTCGTTCGCGCCGCTGGCCCACGGCATCCCGCCCGTCGACGTCGGCGGCGAGCCCGACCAGTGGCTCGCGCTGCAGGTCGCGACCGACGCGCTGGCCGACGCGGGCGCGACCGAGCTGCCCCAGCACGTGCGCGAGCGCACCTCCGTCGTCCTGGGCAAGGGCACCTACCTCAACGGCGGCAACGCGATCGCCGTCCAGCGCGGCCTCGTCGTCGGCCAGACCATCGAGCTCATCCGCCGGCTGCACCCCGAGCACACGGAGGCCGAGCTCGAGGCGCTGCGCCGCGAGCTGCAGGGCCAGCTGCCGCCGCTGGGGCCCGAGACGGTCCCCGGCCTCATCCCCAACATCATCGTCGGGCGCATCGCCAACCGCCTCGACCTGCGCGGGCCCAGCTACACCGTCGATGGGGCGTGCGCGTCGTCGCTGCTGGCCGTGCGCCTGGCGATGCGCGACCTGCGCAGCGGCGAGTGCGACCTGGCGCTCGCCGGCGGCGCACAGGTCTGGATGCCCGTCGCGACGCTCAACCTGTTCTGCCGCCTGGGCGCGCTGTCGCGCACGCAGCAGATCCGCCCGTTCGACGAGCACGCCGACGGCACGCTGCTGGGCGAGGGCATCGGCATGATCGTCCTCAAGCGCCTGGAGGATGCCCGGCGCGACGGCGACCGCGTCTACGCCGTCCTGCGCGGGGCCGGGGCCTCCAGCGACGGGCGCGGCACGACCGTCATGGCCCCGCGCGTGGAGGGCGAGGAGCTCGCGCTGCGCCGCGCCTACGACGACGCCGGCGTCTCGCCGCGCAGCGTCGGGCTCATCGAGGCCCACGGCACGGGCACGCCGGTCGGCGACGTCGTCGAGCTCGAGGCGCTCACGCGGGTCTTCGGGGCGCGCGACGCGCTGCTGCCGCGCTGCGCGATCGGCACGGTCAAGTCGATGATCAGCCACACCATCCCGGCGGCCGGCGTGGCGGGGATCATCAAGACGGCCCTGGCCCTGCACCACCGCGTGCTGCCGCCGACGCTGCACTGCGAGACGCCCAACCCCAAGCTCGGGCTCGAGCAGTCGCCGTTCTACATCAACACGGAGACCCGCCCCTGGATCCACGGCGGCGCCGAGCCCCGCCGCGCGGGCGTCAACGCCTTCGGCTTCGGGGGCGCCAACGCCCACGTCGTGCTCGAGGAGGTGCCCGGCACGCCCGGGGCCGACCACCGGCCGCCGTGGGACAGCGAGCTCTGCGTGCTCGAGCGCGCGACGCAGGCCGAGCTGGCCGACGCCGCCCGGGGGCTGGCCGTCGCGGTCGCCGCCGCGCCCGAGCTCGGGCTGACCGACCTGGCCTTCACGCTGGCCGGCGAGCTGGGAACGGTCGACGCGCCGCTGCGCCTCGCGGTCGTCGCCACCTCCGTGGAGGACCTGCGCGGCAAGCTGCTGCAGGCCGCCGAGAAGCTCGCCGACCCCGCCTGCCGGCGGATCAAGTCGGTCTCGGGGATCTACTACGCGGCGCAGCCGCTGGGCCGCGAGGGCAAGGTGGCGCTCGTGTTCCCCGGCGAGGGCGCCCAGTACCCGGGGATGCTCGCCGACCTGTGCCTGCACTTCCCGCAGGCGCGCGAGACCTTCGACCGCATCGACCGTCTCTACGCCGACCACCCGCGCGGGCACCTGCTCAGCGACTGGGTCTACCCGCGGCCCGCGTTGTCCGACGAGGAGCGCGCCCGCAACGACGCCCAGCTCATGGAGCTCGACATCGCCGTCGAGTCGGTCCTGACCGCCAACGCCGCGCTCCACGCGGTGATGTCGGGCCTCCTGCGGCGCGTCGACGCGACCGTCGGCCACAGCACCGGCGAGCACTCGGCCGCGATGGTCGCCGGCGCGCTGGACCTCGACACCGACGAGCGCCTCGGCGGCTTCTGCCGCGGCCTCAACGACGCCTACGCCGCGGCCGACGAACGCCACGACGTCCCGCGCGCCGTCCTGCTGGCGCTCGGCGCCGACGCGGCCAAGGCGGCCGAGATCGCCGCCGCGGCGGGCGGCGAGCTGCACCTGGCGATGGACAACTGCCCGCACCAGGTCGTGCTCGTCGGCGAGCGCGAGGCCGTGGCGCGCGCGCACGCGCTGGCGTCCGCCGACGGCATCGTCGCCGAGCAGCTGCCCTACGACCGCGCCGTGCACACGCCGATGTTCGAGCCCTTCGCCGAGGACCTGCGCAAGGTCTTCGCGGGGCTGCCGGTCCGCCGCCCGCACACCGCGCTGTACTCCTGCACGACCGCGGCGCGCTGCCCCGAGGAGCCCGAGGAGATCCGCACGCTGCTCGGCGAGCACTGGACGAGCGCCGTGCGCTTCCGCGAGACCATCGAGGCGCTCTACGCCGACGGCGTGCGGGTGTTCGTCGAGGCCGGCCCGCGGGGCAACATGACGTCCTTCATCGAAGACACCCTGCGCGGCCGCCCGTCGGTCGCGGTGGCCTGCGACGTGCGCCGGCGCTCGGGCACGGCGCAGCTCAACCACGTCTGCGGGCTGCTGGCCGTCCACGACGCCGACGTCGACGTCGCGGCGCTCTTCGCGGGCCGCGGCGCCCGGGAGGTCGACTGGCGCGCGCCCACGGCCTCCGAGGGCCGCCCGCCGGCCCCGCGCATCGCGCTCTCCACGCGCTGGCCGATGCTGGCGCTCTCGGAGGAGGACGGCGCCCGGCTCGGCGCGCGGGCGCCCGCGGCGCCCGCCCCGCCGGCCCCCGTCGCCAACGGCAACGGCAACGGCCATCACGCGGCACCCGCGCCCGTCGCCGCGCCCGCGCCCGCCGCGGCGGTCCTCGAGCCCGCCCCGGCCTGGGACGCGCCGCTGCCCGTCGGCGGCGACGAGGTCACCGCGGCGGTCGCCGAGCACCTCGCGACGATGGAGCGCTTCCTGCACGCCGGCAGCGAGGTCATGCACGCCTACCTCGCCGGGGCGGCGGGGGCGGCGGGGGCGGCCCTGCCGCTGCTCGGCGAGGTCGTGGCGTGCGACCCCGGCGTGGAGCTGCGCGCGCGGCGCCTCGTCGATCCCGAGCACGACCGCTACCTGCTGCACCACACCCTGGGCCGCGCCGTCGCCCGGACCGATCCCGATCTGGCCGCGCTGGCCGTCATGCCGATGGCCATGAGCCTGGAGCTGATGGCCGAGGCCGCCGCGGCGCTCGTGCCCGGGCGCATCGTGACGGGCCTGCGTGACGTGCGCGCCCACCGCTGGCTGGCCTGGGCCGACGCGCCCCGCACGCTCGAGCTCACCGCCCGCCGGCTGCCGGCTGCCGACGCCGACGCCGACGCCGTGCGCGTGGAGCTGCGCGACCCCGACGCCGACGGCGAGGGGGGCGCCCCGGTCGTCGAGGGCACCGTGCTGCTCGCCGGCGCCCACCCGGTCCGGCCCGCGCCGCTGGCCGCCGCGCTGGCGGGCGCCGGGCCCGGGGACTGCCCGCCGGAGCGCCTCTACGAGGACGTCATGTTCCACGGGCCGCTGTGGCAGGGCGTCCGCGCCATGGACCTCGTCGGCCCCGCCGCGGCCCGCGCCCGGCTCGAGGTGCTCCCGCAGGACGGGCTGCTGCGCGGCGACCCGGCCCCGGCGCTCGTCCTGGACCCCGTGGCGCTGGACGCCGCCGGCCAGGTCATCGGCTTCTGGGCGGCCCAGCAGCTGCACCGCGGCCGGGTCGTGTTCCCGTTCCGCCTGGCCGCCCTGGACCTCTTCGGCCCGCGCCCGGCCGACGGCACGGCGCTGGACTGCGTGGCGGCGATCGCGACGGAGGGCGACGCGCTCGTGCGCTCCGACATCGAGGTCGCCGACGCCGAGGGCGGCTGCTGGATGCGCCTGACGGGCTGGGAGGACCGGCGCTTCGACGTCCCCGACCGCTTCGCGCCGCTGACGGTGCCCGGGGCGCTGGCCCCGCTGTCGACGCAGTGGGCGACGCCCGTGTCGGCCCTCGGCCTGCCCGCCGCCGCCTGCCGGCGCATCGACGCGCGCCTGCCCGCCGACGCCGCGCTGTGGAAGCCCGTCTGGGCGCGCCGCGTGCTCGGCCGCGGCGAGCGCGAGCGCTTCGACGCGCTGCGCGGGCCCGAGCGCCGGCAGCTGGAGTGGCTCGGCGCGCGCACCGCCGCCAAGGAGGCCGTCGCCGGCCTGCTGGCCGACGGCACGGGCCTCGAGCTGCAGCCCGCCGACCTGGAGATCGCCGCCGACGAGCTCGGCGCGCCGCGGGTCGCCTGCCCGGCGCTGGACGGCCTGGAGGTCGAGCCCGTCGTCTCGCTGGCCCACACCGGCGGCCACGCGTTCGGCCTGGCCCTGCTGGCGCCGCGCGGCGCCGGGGCCCGCATCGGGATCGACGTCGAGCTCGTGCGCCCGCGGCCCGAGGGCTTCGCCGAGGCGGCTCTGCGCGACGGCGAGCGCGCGCTGCTGGGCGGCGTCGCCCCCCAGGACGCCGACGAGTGGGTCCTGCGCTGCTGGTGTGCCAAGGAAGCCGCCGGCAAGGCGACGGGGATCGGCGTGGTGACCGGCGACGAGGGGTCGCCCGAGGTGGCCGGGATCGACGTGGCCAGCGGGACCGTCGTCGTGCGCACGGCCGGCCGCGAGGTCGTCGTGCCCACCCGGCGCGAGGACGACCTCGTGGTCGCCGTGACCATCGTGACCAACGAGCCAGAGGAGCGCCGATGA
- a CDS encoding SDR family oxidoreductase codes for MHLVAPGQSAAGDAGVAPLLLLAQAMADDLEAAAAAGGAAVMSVARLDGACGVQDGPPEGGAAQGAAAGFVKSLAQEWPAVRCKAVDVGSAAPADAAAHVLAELTAGDGLVEVGWRDGQRTTPVLVPASLAERPDAELLEDGAVVLVTGGARGITAQVALALAQRHRPRLVLVGRTEPVAEDEGTAGLTDLAALRSWFIEARRRDARELTPALVEGDCRALLAAREIRATLDALQAAGAAVQYRACDVSDPEAFGALIDAVYAEHGRLDGVIHGAGVIEDKLVRDKALGSLERVMTAKAGAADTLARRLRPEGLRFLVLFSSVSGRFGNRGQADYAAASEILNKLAQDLDRRWPGRVVAVDWGPWRSGGMVSPEVEREFARRGVALIPPRTGCRMLLEELHRGRKGEAELVIGGVTGPDGSRAGAAALPLLAARTQTTPAPDGGVEVQRALAVAHDRYLDHHRVDGRAVLPFAVAMELMAETARLANPGAAVTGLRDIRLLHGVTVDDEAGADIRITAAAPGEGGDVPVTISAAQGARAQYRSIVELDRPATSGQPGPAALDGLAAFPMTVAEAYDELLFHGPAFRRITAITGMDDRGSSALLTPSTPAECVEDAAGGDWLLDPILLDAALQVQVIWARLYWDVTLLPAQIGGHHVAAGARAATGPIRHELRIRPASRAPLCHADHWFHAADGTLLATLTDVVGVGTRALNRLAAGAA; via the coding sequence GTGCACCTCGTCGCACCGGGCCAGTCCGCCGCGGGCGACGCGGGCGTGGCGCCGCTGCTGCTGCTCGCCCAGGCCATGGCCGACGACCTCGAGGCGGCGGCCGCCGCCGGCGGCGCGGCGGTCATGTCGGTCGCCCGGCTCGACGGCGCCTGCGGCGTGCAGGACGGCCCGCCCGAGGGCGGCGCGGCCCAGGGCGCGGCCGCCGGCTTCGTGAAGTCGCTGGCCCAGGAGTGGCCCGCGGTGCGGTGCAAGGCGGTCGATGTCGGGAGCGCCGCGCCCGCCGACGCCGCGGCTCACGTCCTCGCCGAGCTCACCGCGGGCGACGGTCTCGTCGAGGTCGGCTGGCGCGACGGGCAGCGCACGACGCCGGTGCTCGTGCCCGCGTCCCTGGCCGAGCGCCCTGACGCCGAGCTCCTCGAGGACGGCGCGGTCGTGCTCGTCACGGGCGGCGCGCGCGGCATCACCGCCCAGGTCGCGCTGGCGCTCGCGCAGCGCCACCGGCCGCGGCTCGTGCTCGTCGGGCGGACGGAGCCCGTCGCCGAGGACGAGGGCACCGCGGGGCTCACCGACCTCGCCGCGCTGCGCAGCTGGTTCATCGAGGCCCGCCGGCGCGACGCGCGGGAGCTGACCCCGGCGCTCGTCGAGGGCGACTGCCGCGCGCTGCTGGCGGCCCGCGAGATCCGCGCCACGCTCGACGCGCTGCAGGCCGCGGGCGCGGCGGTGCAGTACCGGGCCTGCGACGTGAGCGACCCGGAGGCCTTCGGCGCGCTCATCGACGCGGTCTACGCCGAGCACGGGCGGCTGGACGGCGTGATCCACGGCGCCGGCGTCATCGAGGACAAGCTCGTGCGCGACAAGGCCCTGGGCTCGCTGGAGCGCGTGATGACCGCCAAGGCCGGCGCCGCCGACACGCTGGCCCGCCGGCTGCGTCCCGAGGGCCTGCGGTTCCTCGTGCTGTTCAGCTCGGTCTCGGGCCGCTTCGGCAACCGCGGCCAGGCCGACTACGCCGCCGCGAGCGAGATCCTCAACAAGCTCGCCCAGGACCTCGACCGCCGCTGGCCCGGCCGCGTCGTGGCCGTGGACTGGGGCCCGTGGCGCTCGGGCGGCATGGTCTCCCCGGAGGTCGAGCGCGAGTTCGCCCGCCGCGGCGTCGCCCTCATCCCGCCGCGGACCGGCTGCCGGATGCTGCTCGAGGAGCTGCACCGCGGGCGCAAGGGCGAGGCCGAGCTGGTCATCGGCGGGGTCACCGGCCCGGACGGCTCCCGTGCCGGCGCCGCCGCGCTGCCGCTGCTGGCCGCCCGCACGCAGACCACCCCGGCGCCCGACGGCGGGGTGGAGGTGCAGCGCGCGCTGGCCGTCGCCCACGACCGCTACCTCGACCACCACCGCGTCGACGGCCGTGCGGTCCTGCCCTTCGCCGTCGCCATGGAGCTCATGGCCGAGACGGCCCGGCTCGCCAACCCCGGCGCGGCCGTCACCGGCCTGCGCGACATCCGCCTGCTGCACGGCGTCACCGTCGACGACGAGGCGGGGGCCGACATCCGGATCACCGCCGCCGCGCCCGGCGAGGGCGGCGACGTGCCCGTCACGATCAGCGCCGCCCAGGGCGCCCGCGCCCAGTACCGCTCCATCGTCGAGCTCGACCGCCCGGCGACCTCGGGGCAGCCCGGCCCGGCGGCGCTCGACGGGCTCGCCGCGTTCCCAATGACGGTGGCCGAGGCCTACGACGAGCTGCTCTTCCACGGGCCGGCCTTCCGTCGGATCACGGCGATCACGGGCATGGACGACCGCGGGTCCAGCGCGCTGCTGACGCCCTCTACGCCGGCCGAGTGCGTGGAGGACGCCGCCGGCGGCGACTGGCTCCTGGACCCGATCCTGCTCGACGCCGCGCTGCAGGTCCAGGTCATCTGGGCGCGCCTGTACTGGGACGTCACGCTGCTGCCGGCGCAGATCGGCGGCCACCACGTCGCCGCCGGCGCGCGCGCCGCCACCGGGCCGATCCGCCACGAGCTGCGGATCCGGCCCGCCAGCCGCGCGCCGCTCTGCCACGCCGACCACTGGTTCCACGCCGCCGACGGGACGCTGCTGGCCACGCTCACCGACGTCGTCGGCGTCGGCACGCGCGCGCTGAACCGCCTCGCCGCGGGGGCGGCATGA